Genomic DNA from bacterium:
ACCAGCAACAACGCCGGTTTTCATTGCATCACGACAACCTTGATTAATCGCTGGAATATACTCTTTCGGAATAGACCCGCCGATAATCTTCGATTCAAAATGATAACCCTTGCCACGCTCATTCGGTTCTACTGAGATTACGATATGGGCAAATTGTCCACGACCGCCAGTCTGCTTGGCATACTTGTGATTGACTTCGGCCTTCTTCGTAATCGTTTCCTGATAAGCGACCATCGGCTTACCGACATTTGCTTCGACACCGAATTCGCGTTTCATGCGGTCGACGATAATCTCTAAGTGCAACTCGCCCATCCCAGCGATGGTCGTTTGAGAAGTTTCATCGTTGTATCGCACTTGAAAAGTTGGATCCTCTTCCGACAATTTCGACAATGCTTCGGACAATTTATCCTGATCGGCTTTCGTTTTCGGCTCAATCGCCAGTTGAACAACCGGAATTGGAAAGGTCATTCGTTCGAGAACGATTGGATGATTATCCTCGCACAGTGTATCACCGGTTCGCGTATCTTTCAAACCAACAAACGCACAAATGTTACCAGCAGCAATTTCGTCGATGTCTTCGCGCTTATTGGCAAACATGTGCAACAACCGGCTGACGCGTTCCTTCCGGCGTGAAATCGGATTATGAACATAAGAGCCAGCGGCCAATTTGCCCGAATAGACACGAACATACGTTAGTTTTCCGACATAAGGATCGGTTTGAATCTTGAACGCTAAACCGCTAAACGGTTCATCGTAATTGGCTGCGCGTTCTTCCGGCTCGTCGGTCTGGGGATGATGTCCAGTAACTGGAGGCAACTCCTCAGGTGAAGGCAACAGGTCTACGACCGCATCCAACAACGGCTGTACGCCTTTGTTTTTAAAACTGGAACCAAGAATCACCGGAGTTATTTTACAATCGATGGTCGCCTTACGCAGCGCAGCGATTAACTCTTCTGGCGGTATTACTACATCGGCAAAGAATTTTTCCATCAAATGATCGTCGTAATCGGAAATCGCTTCGATCAATTTTTCGCGAGCATCGTGGGCAGTTTGTGCCATCGAGGCGGGAATTTCCATATATTCCCAACCTTTGCCGAGGTTGTGCTCGTTATAAACAATCGCCTGCATTTTAATCAGGTCGATTTGTCCAGTAAAGAGTTCACCTTGCCCCATTGGAATTTGGATTGGTATCGGCACCGCTTTCAATCGCTCTTTCATCATATCTATGACGTTGTAAAAATCAGCACCGACGCGATCCATTTTATTGACATAGGCAATGCGAGGAACACCGTAGCGATTCGCCTGTCGCCACACCGTTTCCGATTGCGGTTCAACTCCACCGACTGCACAGAATACCGCAACCGCACCGTCCAGCACGCGAAGTGAGCGTTCGACTTCCACTGTGAAATCGACATGACCCGGCGTATCGATGATGTTGATGCGATGGTCGCGCCAGTAGCACGTTGTCGCTGCCGATGTGATGGTGATGCCGCGTTCTTTCTCCTGCTCCATCCAATCCATCACGGCGGCGCCTTCGTGCACCTCGCCCATTTTGTGGGTCTTTCCGGTATAAAAGAGGATCCGCTCCGTAGTCGTGGTCTTACCGGCATCGATGTGTGCCATGATGCCGATATTGCGGATTCGGGAAAGACGTTCCAACTGACCCATTCGTATTCTGCTCTCTTAGTTAATTGCCCAGTGCGATTTACCGCGTTCCGCTATTTGGCG
This window encodes:
- the fusA gene encoding elongation factor G encodes the protein MGQLERLSRIRNIGIMAHIDAGKTTTTERILFYTGKTHKMGEVHEGAAVMDWMEQEKERGITITSAATTCYWRDHRINIIDTPGHVDFTVEVERSLRVLDGAVAVFCAVGGVEPQSETVWRQANRYGVPRIAYVNKMDRVGADFYNVIDMMKERLKAVPIPIQIPMGQGELFTGQIDLIKMQAIVYNEHNLGKGWEYMEIPASMAQTAHDAREKLIEAISDYDDHLMEKFFADVVIPPEELIAALRKATIDCKITPVILGSSFKNKGVQPLLDAVVDLLPSPEELPPVTGHHPQTDEPEERAANYDEPFSGLAFKIQTDPYVGKLTYVRVYSGKLAAGSYVHNPISRRKERVSRLLHMFANKREDIDEIAAGNICAFVGLKDTRTGDTLCEDNHPIVLERMTFPIPVVQLAIEPKTKADQDKLSEALSKLSEEDPTFQVRYNDETSQTTIAGMGELHLEIIVDRMKREFGVEANVGKPMVAYQETITKKAEVNHKYAKQTGGRGQFAHIVISVEPNERGKGYHFESKIIGGSIPKEYIPAINQGCRDAMKTGVVAGYPMDDVTVTLLDGSYHEVDSNEMAFKICGSMAFKEAAAKAGAILCEPVMQLDVITPEEYLGDVMGNMNQRRARIHGIEPRSDAQTIKSSVPLAEMFGYATALRSMTQGRAVFSMQFEKYEPVPKSVSEKILKEVNG